In Gemmatimonas sp., a single genomic region encodes these proteins:
- a CDS encoding ABC transporter permease: MTSATESGVGNATGNATGNATGNATGNATGNAAWTRLRDDRRARLGLGVIALLMVAALLAPLIDGADPIQINLRHALQAPSGAHWLGTDAQGRDVWSRLVHGARISLLVGLASQGISLSIGLVLGLVAGYRGKWTEEVIMRLADVTLAFPSLLLLIAMAAAFEPSLTVVCAVIGVVGWAGMARLVRGQVLVVRELEYVQAMRALGARDRRILLRHVLPNVIAPVVIAATLGIAGAIMAEAALSFLGLGVQPPTPSWGAMIADGRDLSQLRNAPWTSLAPGLAIGVAVLGFNLLGDALRDALDPRGARRVP; the protein is encoded by the coding sequence GTGACGTCCGCCACCGAGAGCGGCGTCGGCAACGCCACCGGAAACGCTACCGGAAACGCTACCGGAAACGCTACTGGCAACGCTACCGGCAACGCGGCCTGGACGCGTCTGCGCGACGACCGGCGCGCGCGACTCGGGCTTGGCGTCATCGCGCTCCTGATGGTGGCGGCGCTGCTGGCACCGCTCATCGACGGCGCCGATCCGATTCAGATCAACCTGCGCCATGCGCTCCAGGCACCGAGTGGCGCACACTGGCTTGGTACCGATGCGCAGGGACGCGATGTCTGGTCGCGGCTGGTGCATGGTGCCCGTATCTCGCTGCTGGTGGGGCTCGCGTCACAGGGGATCTCGCTGTCGATCGGTCTCGTGCTGGGGCTCGTGGCCGGGTATCGCGGCAAGTGGACGGAGGAGGTCATCATGCGCCTCGCCGACGTCACGCTCGCGTTTCCGTCGTTGTTGCTGCTGATCGCCATGGCGGCGGCGTTCGAGCCCTCGTTGACCGTGGTGTGCGCGGTGATCGGCGTCGTGGGCTGGGCCGGTATGGCGCGGCTGGTGCGCGGCCAAGTGCTGGTGGTGCGCGAACTGGAGTACGTGCAGGCCATGCGCGCCTTGGGCGCACGCGACCGCCGCATCCTGTTGCGCCACGTGTTGCCAAATGTGATCGCGCCCGTCGTGATCGCGGCCACGCTCGGCATTGCCGGCGCGATCATGGCCGAAGCGGCGTTGTCGTTCCTCGGCCTTGGTGTGCAACCGCCGACACCAAGCTGGGGCGCGATGATCGCCGATGGCCGCGATCTCTCGCAGCTGCGCAACGCGCCGTGGACAAGTCTCGCCCCGGGTCTGGCCATCGGTGTGGCGGTGCTCGGTTTCAATCTGCTCGGCGATGCCTTGCGCGACGCGCTCGATCCGCGCGGCGCCCGTCGCGTGCCGTAG
- a CDS encoding glycosyltransferase, translating to MRVLVLTTAASWTPDVRLLITLGAELAARGDIVTVACLSHGVLERSVEATFPRLPVRGITGQGAFARIRSARGIVAALRPDAVLVQSEPDALLAAMATGRRGGVVRRWVVGEDAADRNPVARTWRTRWAGARTRLTSWGRDPIAVSWPGPSSLRARRDAPTGTVVPTALWIVPPSEHDERTAVALRAAARLVGRHPSLRIVLLGDLAALQSTRVHAASLGLTAFVQVAPLDALLLADEVEAAAVWVTADGDEGAIATIAAMQRGVPVVVPAAMPFASIVASRITGFLMSDADVPAIVAELARLMSDRHEYDAMGDAARARASRHHDWQRFVDDAADVLSRASGSRVASAAIRPSLTTA from the coding sequence GTGCGCGTCCTCGTGCTCACTACGGCCGCGTCCTGGACGCCTGACGTTCGCCTGCTGATCACGCTCGGCGCGGAACTCGCGGCGCGCGGTGACATCGTGACCGTAGCCTGCCTGAGTCACGGCGTGCTGGAGCGCTCCGTCGAAGCCACCTTCCCCCGATTGCCCGTGCGCGGCATTACGGGTCAGGGCGCCTTTGCGCGTATTCGCAGTGCACGCGGTATCGTGGCCGCCCTGCGCCCCGATGCGGTGCTCGTGCAGAGCGAGCCCGATGCCCTGCTCGCCGCGATGGCTACCGGTCGGCGCGGTGGTGTCGTGCGACGGTGGGTCGTCGGTGAAGATGCCGCCGATCGAAACCCCGTCGCACGCACGTGGCGTACGCGATGGGCGGGCGCGCGTACGCGCCTTACATCGTGGGGACGCGATCCGATCGCGGTGAGCTGGCCGGGGCCCTCGTCACTGCGCGCCCGTCGTGATGCGCCCACGGGTACAGTCGTTCCAACCGCGTTGTGGATCGTTCCCCCGTCCGAGCACGACGAACGCACCGCTGTGGCACTGCGGGCGGCGGCGCGGCTCGTGGGACGGCATCCGTCGCTGCGTATTGTCTTGCTGGGGGACCTCGCCGCGTTGCAGTCCACGCGCGTGCATGCAGCCTCGCTCGGCCTGACGGCATTCGTGCAGGTGGCGCCGCTCGACGCGCTGTTGCTGGCCGACGAGGTCGAGGCCGCCGCCGTCTGGGTCACCGCCGACGGCGACGAGGGTGCGATTGCCACCATCGCCGCCATGCAGCGCGGTGTCCCCGTCGTGGTGCCAGCGGCTATGCCGTTTGCGTCGATAGTGGCATCGCGCATTACCGGCTTCCTGATGTCGGATGCCGACGTCCCGGCGATTGTCGCCGAATTGGCTCGGTTGATGTCGGACCGCCACGAGTACGACGCCATGGGCGATGCGGCGAGGGCGCGCGCGTCGCGACATCACGACTGGCAGCGATTCGTGGATGACGCGGCCGACGTATTGTCGAGGGCCTCGGGTTCGCGTGTCGCGTCGGCGGCGATTCGCCCGTCACTCACCACGGCCTGA
- a CDS encoding ABC transporter ATP-binding protein: MSGTTGLWGRLWGFVRPHRSKLVGVVSLNLLAAVFDVFSFTLLIPFLNALFEQPQLIPGNKVVSAILGTTIGFLLDPADQMGSLRNVIVLVLLAVTLKNVLVWLSGQIGAQLQEFVVRDLRDAMYAHLLRLPMSWFTANKVGQVISRMLTDTTNAKAVVTELVTRSIWSTAQVVSTIAIMFAVSWKLSLASLVVVPLTVLSLQPVLRKLRKGHRRMGNEQGEITSMVQEVVSGIRLIKSYGAEVREEQRFVTRNAAFAKGYVRIGRLALMSGPVTETLGAVMAVAILWFGARLVLVEKSLDGALLVTFLIWVMRLLQPLKQLSQVPAAAQQSLASAERIFEVLDSPTETAADRGTITAPTFATSLEFEHVTFAYGDDAPALSDMSFSARKGEVIALVGASGAGKSTLIDLLPRFLEPTSGRITLDGVDLRRITLDALRALTGIVSQDTVLFNDTVRANVAFGRTQVTQEQLDAAARAANALSFIQELPEGWDTNLGERGSRLSGGQRQRLAIARALLSDPPILILDEATSALDVESERLVQEAIDRLLEGRTVFVIAHRLATIQHADRILVLERGQLVEQGTHADLLLRNGAYARLHALQFTRGSE, from the coding sequence ATGAGCGGTACCACGGGGTTGTGGGGACGGTTGTGGGGCTTCGTACGCCCACATCGCTCGAAGCTGGTGGGCGTGGTGTCGCTCAACCTGCTCGCCGCCGTGTTCGACGTCTTTTCGTTCACGCTGCTGATTCCATTTCTGAATGCGTTGTTCGAACAGCCACAGCTGATTCCTGGCAATAAGGTCGTGTCGGCCATTCTCGGCACGACGATCGGCTTCCTGCTCGATCCCGCCGATCAGATGGGATCGCTGCGCAACGTGATCGTGCTGGTGTTGCTGGCCGTCACGCTCAAGAACGTGCTGGTCTGGCTGAGCGGGCAGATCGGGGCGCAGTTGCAGGAGTTCGTGGTGCGCGATTTGCGCGATGCGATGTATGCGCATCTGCTACGCCTGCCGATGAGCTGGTTCACCGCCAATAAGGTGGGCCAGGTGATCTCCCGCATGCTCACCGACACCACGAACGCCAAGGCCGTGGTCACCGAGCTCGTCACGCGCTCCATCTGGAGTACGGCGCAGGTGGTGTCCACCATCGCGATCATGTTCGCCGTATCGTGGAAGTTGTCGCTGGCGTCGTTGGTGGTGGTGCCACTCACGGTCCTCTCGCTGCAGCCCGTGCTGCGAAAGTTGCGCAAGGGACATCGTCGCATGGGCAACGAGCAGGGCGAGATCACCAGCATGGTGCAGGAAGTGGTGAGCGGCATCCGTCTCATCAAGTCGTACGGTGCGGAGGTGCGCGAAGAACAGCGCTTCGTGACGCGCAATGCGGCCTTCGCCAAGGGCTATGTACGCATCGGTCGACTCGCGCTGATGTCGGGCCCGGTCACGGAAACGCTCGGCGCCGTGATGGCCGTGGCGATTCTCTGGTTCGGTGCGCGACTCGTGCTGGTTGAGAAGTCACTGGACGGGGCGCTGCTGGTGACCTTTTTGATCTGGGTGATGCGTCTGCTGCAGCCGCTCAAGCAGCTCTCCCAGGTGCCGGCGGCGGCGCAGCAGTCGCTGGCCAGCGCCGAGCGGATTTTCGAGGTGCTCGACTCTCCCACGGAAACGGCGGCTGATCGCGGCACGATTACTGCGCCGACCTTCGCGACTTCGCTCGAATTCGAGCACGTGACGTTCGCGTACGGCGACGATGCGCCGGCGCTGTCCGATATGTCGTTCTCGGCGCGCAAGGGCGAGGTGATCGCGCTGGTCGGTGCGAGTGGCGCGGGCAAAAGCACGCTCATCGATCTGTTGCCGCGCTTCCTCGAACCCACCAGCGGCCGCATCACGCTCGACGGTGTCGACCTGCGCCGCATCACGCTTGACGCGTTGCGCGCGCTCACCGGTATCGTGAGTCAGGATACGGTGCTCTTCAACGACACCGTGCGCGCTAACGTTGCCTTCGGTCGCACGCAGGTCACGCAGGAGCAGCTCGACGCGGCCGCCCGCGCGGCCAATGCGCTGTCGTTCATTCAGGAACTGCCCGAAGGCTGGGACACCAACCTCGGTGAGCGCGGCTCGCGCTTGTCGGGAGGACAGCGACAGCGCCTGGCCATCGCGCGGGCGCTGCTGTCCGACCCGCCCATCCTCATTCTCGACGAGGCCACGTCGGCCCTTGATGTGGAGAGCGAGCGGCTGGTGCAGGAAGCAATCGACCGGCTGCTCGAAGGGCGCACGGTGTTCGTGATCGCGCACCGACTGGCCACGATTCAGCACGCCGATCGTATTCTCGTGCTCGAGCGCGGGCAACTGGTAGAGCAGGGCACGCATGCCGACCTGCTGCTGCGCAACGGCGCGTATGCCCGCCTGCATGCGCTGCAATTCACTCGCGGCAGCGAGTGA